In one Sesamum indicum cultivar Zhongzhi No. 13 linkage group LG12, S_indicum_v1.0, whole genome shotgun sequence genomic region, the following are encoded:
- the LOC105175700 gene encoding putative uncharacterized protein DDB_G0277003, whose protein sequence is MAAEEELDITVSSSLHMVSAFLAMEPPNVVISFAREFGEGSITESVQSCIWHHCITKADLKWQGPYLKRFLKKLILEIESSGGLVLDELYEQYASYMISLQNNDGNKENFRVLKTISFLFPNESSGIVSCPKSMKFEVRLQCSVNMLEGDTGCSIWPSSLFLSEFILSFPEIFANKCCFEVGSGVGLVGICLSYVKASKVILSDGDLSTLANMKVNLELNHLSTHDPVHHKKVHCVCLPWESASEDDLQCFAPDIILGADIIYDPSCLPHLVRVLSLLLKHNKHSHAEVGARRELDSLPADKLLRHPLGKGPVAYVASVIRNAETFNYFLALAEQAKLVVTDLTEKVEVSKFLPYLRSYQRSSIRIFRIHV, encoded by the exons ATGGCGGCCGAGGAAGAACTTGACATCACAGTCTCTTCGTCCCTTCACATGGTCTCTGCATTTCTCGCCATGGAACCACCCAACGTCGTAATCTCCTTCGCCAG GGAGTTTGGAGAAGGTTCCATCACCGAGAGTGTACAGAGTTGCATTTGGCACCACTGTATTACCAAAGCT GATTTGAAGTGGCAAGGGCCTTACTTGAAAAGGTTTCtcaagaaattaattcttgaaatcgAGTCGAGCGGCGGCCTCGTTCTGGATGAATTGTACGAACAGTACGCTTCTTACATGATTTCTTTACAG AATAATGATGGCAATAAAGAGAACTTTAGAGTCTTGAAAACAATCTCCTTTCTTTTCCCTAATG AGTCTTCTGGAATCGTAAGTTGTCCGAAGTCAATGAAGTTCGAGGTTCGACTTCAGTGTTCAGTCAACATGCTTGAAGGAGATACTGG GTGCTCTATTTGGCCATCAAGTCTTTTCCTGTCAGAATTTATACTTTCTTTCCCAGAAATATTCGCGAATAAATGTTGCTTTGAG GTTGGTTCAGGGGTTGGATTGGTTGGCATCTGTCTGTCCTATGTAAAAGCGTCTAAG GTGATTCTAAGTGATGGTGATTTGTCAACTTTAGCAAACATGAAGGTTAATTTGGAACTGAACCACCTGAGTACACACGACCCTGTACATCATAAGAAG GTACATTGTGTTTGTTTGCCATGGGAATCCGCCTCAGAGGATGATCTCCAATGCTTTGCCCCCGACATAAT TTTGGGTGCTGATATTATTTACGATCCCTCATGCCTTCCTCATCTTGTTCGTGTCCTGTCCCTTCTTCTGAAGCACAACAAACATTCACATGCTGAAGTTGGAGCTCGTCGTGAATTGGATAGTCTGCCAGCTGATAAACTTCTGCGGCATCCTCTAGGCAAAGGTCCCGTTGCATACGTTGCTTCTGTGATTCGTAACGCCGAAACGTTCAACTATTTTCTAGCACTGGCTGAACAGGCGAAGCTCGTGGTCACAGATCTCACAGAAAAGGTGGAAGTATCTAAGTTTCTTCCTTACTTGAGATCGTATCAGCGATCTAGCATAAGGATATTCAGAATTCATGTATAA
- the LOC105175701 gene encoding uncharacterized protein LOC105175701 — protein MSCIHSGACQLACTPSAFPVQAFQLNRTSLCTSIYLGTKLPKISLKLNSSTTRHQRAGIACLFGGKGKSENGNETSPWKALEKAVGNFKKDRSIEDVLRQQIEKQEYYDDGGNDGKRPGGGGGDGDGDYESKDDDLSGMWDEFLQVSLATMAFIFVYIYIIDAEEVTVLAKDLTRYLFRRQQSIRLRRLMNRWKRFFERMKKKEVFDDPYWLEREILNTPTWYDSPAKYRLIARAYLNSRSDI, from the exons ATGAGTTGCATTCATTCGGGTGCCTGCCAGCTTGCCTGTACACCTTCTGCATTCCCAGTGCAGGCTTTTCAACTTAATAGGACATCTCTATGCACATCAATTTACCTGGGAACAAAACTTCCTAAGATCTCCTTGAAGTTAAACTCTAGTACAACTAGGCACCAGCGAGCTGGAATTGCTTGTTTGTTTGGGGGTAAAGGGAAGTCAGAGAATGGGAATGAG ACATCTCCATGGAAAGCTCTAGAAAAAGCCGTGGGCAATTTTAAAAAGGATCGGTCAATTGAGGATGTATTGAGGCAGCAGATTGAGAAACAAGAGTACTATGATGATGGAGGTAATGATGGGAAACGTCCAGGTGGCGGgggtggtgatggtgatggtgatTATGAAAGCAAAGATGATGATCTTTCAGGAATGTGGGATGAGTTCCTGCAAGTGTCTTTGGCAACTATGGCCTTCATATTTGTG TACATTTACATCATTGATGCGGAGGAGGTTACTGTGCTTGCAAAAGACTTGACAAGGTATCTCTTTAGACGTCAACAGAGTATCCGTCTAAGGCGTCTCATGAATCGATGGAAGAGGTTCTTTGAgaggatgaaaaaaaaagaagtgttCGACGACCCATATTGGTTGGAACGTGAAATACTTAATACCCCTACATGGTATGACAGCCCTGCTAAGTACAGGTTGATCGCGAGAGCTTATCTGAATTCGAGATCTGATATCTGA